A stretch of the Photobacterium sp. CCB-ST2H9 genome encodes the following:
- a CDS encoding SDR family oxidoreductase → MDINDKYLVLTGACGGIGSEIASVLAHAGANLILVGRNLSKLKALQLSLPRETAHKTLVADLNTTAGVNAVHDSCQQWKSEGLAIHGLINNAGSNQFSSLSQRDAGSISEEIQLNLTVPILLSQQAIQWLAHPGLILNVGSTFSAIGYPGYTTYCAGKAGLHRFSEALDRELDGTGIRVLYLAPRATDTALNSTHVNELNQHLGNQVDHPKWVAEQLLLSLQQETTVRWLGWPEKLWVRVNQILPAAVAGSIRKQSATIRQFLTKAEVH, encoded by the coding sequence ATGGATATCAACGATAAATATCTGGTCTTAACCGGCGCCTGCGGGGGAATTGGTTCAGAGATTGCCAGTGTGCTGGCCCATGCCGGAGCCAACCTGATTCTGGTTGGCCGCAATCTGAGCAAGCTCAAAGCCTTGCAACTGTCTCTGCCCCGGGAAACGGCACACAAAACACTGGTTGCCGATCTGAATACGACGGCCGGCGTTAATGCAGTCCACGACAGCTGCCAGCAATGGAAATCCGAAGGTTTAGCCATTCATGGTCTGATCAATAACGCGGGAAGTAACCAGTTTTCCAGCCTCTCTCAACGAGATGCCGGCAGTATCAGCGAAGAAATTCAGCTGAATCTGACAGTGCCGATTCTTCTGAGTCAGCAGGCCATTCAGTGGCTGGCACATCCGGGTCTGATTCTGAACGTCGGCTCAACCTTCTCTGCCATCGGCTACCCGGGCTATACCACCTACTGTGCCGGAAAAGCTGGTCTTCACCGATTCAGCGAAGCGCTCGACCGCGAACTGGATGGCACAGGGATCCGCGTGCTTTATCTGGCCCCCCGCGCGACCGATACCGCGCTGAACTCAACCCACGTGAACGAGCTGAACCAGCATCTGGGCAATCAGGTAGACCATCCAAAGTGGGTCGCAGAACAGCTCTTGCTCAGCCTGCAACAGGAAACGACTGTCCGCTGGCTGGGCTGGCCGGAAAAACTCTGGGTCAGAGTCAACCAGATTCTGCCTGCAGCGGTTGCAGGTTCAATACGTAAACAAAGTGCCACGATTCGCCAATTTCTTACCAAAGCTGAAGTGCATTAA
- a CDS encoding GlsB/YeaQ/YmgE family stress response membrane protein, translating into MGIISWIILGLIAGALAKWLMPGKDGGGLIVTMALGIVGAFVGGWVGSLIGFGPVTGVNIGSIFTATVGAFIVLFVYNKFIRS; encoded by the coding sequence ATGGGCATTATTTCCTGGATTATTCTGGGTCTCATCGCTGGGGCTCTCGCCAAATGGCTGATGCCGGGTAAAGATGGTGGCGGTTTAATCGTGACAATGGCTCTGGGGATTGTCGGGGCTTTTGTGGGCGGCTGGGTTGGCAGTTTAATTGGATTCGGTCCGGTCACCGGTGTGAATATCGGCAGTATCTTCACCGCAACCGTTGGGGCATTTATCGTCTTATTTGTTTATAACAAGTTCATCCGTTCTTAA
- a CDS encoding porin, which yields MKKTLIALSVLVAAGSANASINLLDKDGVIVDLSGSAEVQLFQDIVPKNGDEDPTIRLDDGDISLNTTIPVNNNLNVVAGFNLDLHNSDNNGKPGDFFNDELYVGFQGKDFGTLTFGRQYLISDDAGISKDYELGTQALGFDATRGSEVVKYVYDNGMFYAGASHDINADDNGGITDARLGARFAGLDVRGYYYTSEDVNAPGEDITGYNLEAEYVIQAISLAASYGHGEVENSAGVTTLDVDFISLAGSYTMGKNTFALGYNLSDIDGGEATDNVYANVTHQLHSNVKLYAELGWADGDNTEYDLGYVAGMEVLF from the coding sequence ATGAAAAAAACGCTTATTGCACTATCTGTACTAGTAGCTGCAGGCTCAGCAAATGCTTCTATCAACCTGCTTGACAAAGACGGCGTTATTGTCGACTTGTCAGGTTCTGCGGAAGTTCAGCTGTTCCAAGACATCGTACCAAAAAATGGTGATGAAGACCCTACCATTCGTCTGGATGATGGTGACATCTCGCTGAATACCACTATTCCAGTCAACAACAACCTGAATGTGGTTGCAGGTTTTAACCTGGATCTGCATAACTCAGATAATAATGGTAAGCCTGGAGATTTCTTCAATGATGAGCTGTACGTTGGTTTCCAAGGTAAAGACTTTGGTACGCTGACGTTTGGTCGTCAATACCTGATCTCTGATGATGCAGGTATCAGTAAAGACTACGAGCTGGGTACTCAAGCTCTGGGCTTTGATGCTACTCGTGGCAGCGAAGTTGTGAAGTATGTTTACGACAACGGTATGTTCTACGCTGGCGCTTCTCACGACATCAATGCAGACGACAACGGCGGCATCACTGACGCACGTCTGGGTGCACGTTTTGCCGGTCTGGACGTTCGTGGTTACTACTACACGTCAGAAGACGTTAATGCTCCTGGTGAAGACATTACCGGTTATAACTTAGAAGCTGAGTACGTTATTCAGGCTATCTCTCTTGCTGCTTCATACGGCCATGGAGAAGTTGAGAACTCTGCAGGTGTAACGACTCTGGATGTCGATTTTATTTCACTGGCGGGTTCTTACACTATGGGTAAGAATACTTTCGCTCTGGGTTACAACCTGAGCGATATTGATGGTGGCGAAGCGACTGACAACGTTTATGCAAACGTAACTCACCAGCTGCACAGCAACGTAAAACTGTATGCTGAGCTGGGTTGGGCTGACGGTGACAACACTGAATACGACCTGGGTTATGTAGCTGGTATGGAAGTTCTGTTCTAA
- a CDS encoding TSUP family transporter encodes MIEMIDPGMMLILGLVALTAGFIDAVAGGGGMLTVPALLSLGLPPHIALGTNKLAATFASSTAALTYYRKQLFSPAFWKTSFLATLIGAIAGTLVVDIISTAWLEKVLPLIILAAAVYTIWHPHPKGDSRKLPTPCPRFKRKQWIQGTGLGFYDGLAGPGTGAFWTVSNMALYRLDILLASGLAKAMNFTSNLTSLVTFAILGHINVALGLTMGVCLMLGAYIGAHSAIRFGSRFIRPVFVTVVVILAARLAWQAWL; translated from the coding sequence ATGATTGAAATGATTGATCCGGGCATGATGCTCATCCTCGGTCTGGTTGCTCTGACCGCTGGTTTTATAGACGCTGTTGCTGGCGGTGGCGGAATGCTGACTGTTCCGGCATTGCTGTCATTAGGGCTGCCGCCGCACATTGCTTTAGGAACCAATAAGCTGGCAGCAACCTTCGCGTCTTCCACCGCTGCGCTGACCTATTACCGGAAGCAGCTGTTTTCTCCGGCTTTCTGGAAAACGTCTTTTCTGGCAACGCTGATCGGCGCCATTGCGGGGACGCTGGTCGTCGATATCATCAGCACAGCCTGGCTGGAAAAAGTCTTGCCGCTAATCATCCTGGCCGCAGCGGTGTACACCATCTGGCATCCCCATCCCAAAGGTGACAGCCGTAAACTGCCCACGCCATGCCCGCGCTTTAAACGAAAGCAATGGATACAGGGAACCGGTCTGGGATTTTATGATGGCCTTGCCGGACCCGGTACCGGTGCTTTCTGGACTGTTTCCAATATGGCGCTGTATCGCCTGGACATCCTGCTGGCGTCCGGGCTGGCAAAAGCCATGAACTTCACCAGCAACCTGACCTCACTCGTCACATTTGCCATACTTGGCCATATCAATGTTGCGTTAGGTTTAACGATGGGCGTCTGCCTGATGCTGGGTGCCTATATTGGCGCGCACTCTGCGATCCGTTTCGGCAGCCGGTTTATCCGCCCGGTTTTTGTCACCGTTGTTGTCATTCTGGCCGCCCGGCTGGCATGGCAGGCCTGGCTGTAA
- a CDS encoding histone deacetylase — translation MLPLVYHPVYSELVLPPKHRYPITKYHRLFMHLTQEMHIEQWADVCFFQPEPVTAAELKTLHQANYIDNLVNNTLPAAKMRRIGFPWSPQLIERTLTSTAGTRLTVELAHQHGISLHLSGGYHHAHHDFGSGFCLVNDLAFAAKHALTLPGIDKVMIIDCDVHQGDGTATLLADDSNIITFSVHCDKNFPARKPDSDIDLALPRETNTEDYLSAFSAVLTLALAQYQPDLVIYDAGVDIHQDDALGYFQVTTEGIFRRDHLVISHCHDAGIPLAAVVGGGYRDDHQQLVNIHAQLFLAALAVHQPHHQPTQPGTTNDFQDI, via the coding sequence ATGCTGCCACTGGTCTATCATCCCGTGTACTCAGAACTGGTTCTGCCGCCGAAACACCGGTATCCCATCACCAAGTACCACAGGTTATTCATGCATCTCACTCAGGAGATGCACATTGAGCAATGGGCCGACGTCTGTTTTTTTCAGCCGGAACCGGTGACGGCTGCAGAACTGAAAACCCTGCATCAGGCCAACTATATCGACAACCTTGTAAACAACACACTGCCAGCGGCTAAAATGCGTCGTATCGGGTTCCCTTGGAGCCCGCAGCTGATTGAACGGACACTGACGTCGACCGCTGGTACCCGGCTGACAGTCGAGCTGGCACATCAGCACGGGATCAGCCTGCACCTGAGCGGGGGGTATCATCATGCTCACCACGACTTTGGCAGCGGTTTTTGTCTGGTCAATGACTTGGCCTTTGCAGCAAAGCATGCGCTGACACTACCCGGTATCGATAAAGTGATGATTATTGACTGTGATGTCCATCAGGGCGACGGAACGGCAACGTTACTGGCAGATGACAGCAATATCATTACATTTTCAGTGCATTGCGATAAAAACTTTCCGGCCCGAAAACCCGATTCCGACATCGATCTGGCGCTGCCCCGCGAAACAAATACAGAAGACTATTTATCTGCATTCAGTGCCGTTCTGACGCTGGCTCTGGCCCAGTATCAGCCTGATCTGGTGATATACGATGCGGGTGTGGATATCCATCAGGATGACGCGCTGGGTTACTTTCAGGTCACCACAGAAGGCATATTCCGGCGGGATCATCTGGTGATCAGCCATTGCCACGATGCCGGTATCCCGCTGGCCGCAGTGGTCGGCGGCGGCTATCGTGATGACCACCAGCAACTGGTCAACATCCATGCGCAGCTCTTCCTGGCTGCGCTGGCTGTGCATCAGCCACATCACCAGCCGACTCAACCCGGCACAACGAACGATTTTCAGGATATCTGA
- the dinG gene encoding ATP-dependent DNA helicase DinG, producing MLHNQIKTDIKQCYANLSAQLDHFIPRRAQNYLVAEIAKTLAGEYHAKNRMLVAEAGTGIGKSLSYLLGCIPYALFNNKKVLIATATVALQEQLIHKDLPLFAQIFPKEFSFILAKGRQRYCCSHKLEASCSGQDDGQLALWQEKPKKSDLSLLKRMLTAWQQNKWDGDRDSWPTVIPDRVWQQIVSDKHSCHSGMAKHRHCPFAKAREHLDKADVVIANHALLMADLELGGGIILPEPEQTIYAIDEAHHLPQVARDFSAAAASLKGASNWLEKLNQSVSKLAELADLQKSGRFQTTLQESIQHLVPTLRQLSSQVDPAVFSKDGSYRFPHGELPAWLAEEAQGCRDASKKARQSLAKIHEMITERLKDDEVTARSAEPALSESGFYLQRLENLEKVWTLMAQPDKDKGAPLARWLEKSPEQEGDYIVQVSPLEIGYRLDQLLWSRAAGAILVSATLRALNQFSYFCRQAGIQENEGARFLALASPFDYQNNGRLVIPQMKYEPQADQFTDLLIETLPEYLEGETASLVLFASYWQMNKVAEAIRPQCEKNGWALLVQGEESRTSLLEKHKSHCEQGKVSVLFGTGSFSEGLDLPGHLLRNLIITKIPFAVPTSPVEEAHAEYIESRGGNPFLQIAVPEASKKLIQSVGRLLRKEQDFGRVVLLDRRVITRRYGKALLDSLPPFKRVIEHAIERKR from the coding sequence ATGTTACACAACCAGATCAAAACTGATATTAAACAGTGCTATGCCAACCTGAGTGCACAATTGGATCACTTTATTCCCCGTCGTGCACAGAATTATCTGGTCGCTGAAATTGCCAAAACACTGGCAGGTGAGTATCACGCCAAAAACAGAATGCTGGTTGCTGAAGCCGGAACCGGCATCGGGAAATCTCTGTCTTATTTGCTTGGATGTATTCCTTACGCACTCTTTAACAATAAGAAGGTACTCATCGCCACAGCAACAGTCGCGCTTCAGGAGCAATTGATTCATAAGGATCTGCCGCTCTTTGCGCAAATTTTTCCCAAAGAATTTAGTTTTATCCTGGCAAAGGGACGTCAACGTTACTGCTGCAGCCACAAGCTGGAAGCCAGTTGCTCAGGACAAGATGACGGTCAGCTGGCGCTATGGCAGGAAAAACCCAAAAAATCGGACCTCAGCCTGCTGAAGCGAATGCTGACAGCCTGGCAGCAAAATAAATGGGATGGTGACCGGGACAGCTGGCCGACGGTCATTCCTGACCGTGTCTGGCAGCAAATTGTGTCCGATAAACACAGTTGCCATTCAGGCATGGCCAAACACCGCCACTGTCCTTTTGCAAAGGCGCGGGAGCACCTGGATAAAGCCGATGTTGTGATCGCCAACCATGCGTTATTGATGGCTGATCTGGAGCTGGGTGGCGGCATCATTCTGCCAGAACCCGAGCAGACGATTTATGCCATCGATGAGGCACACCATCTACCGCAGGTCGCCAGAGACTTTTCTGCTGCCGCCGCCAGCCTGAAGGGTGCCAGCAACTGGCTTGAAAAACTCAATCAGTCGGTCAGTAAACTGGCGGAACTCGCCGACCTGCAAAAGTCCGGACGCTTCCAGACCACGCTGCAAGAGTCTATCCAGCATCTTGTTCCCACACTGAGACAACTGTCCAGCCAGGTCGACCCAGCTGTTTTCAGCAAAGATGGCAGTTACCGTTTTCCCCATGGAGAGCTGCCTGCATGGCTGGCAGAAGAAGCTCAGGGATGCCGGGATGCCAGCAAGAAAGCGCGGCAGTCACTGGCGAAAATTCACGAGATGATCACCGAACGCCTCAAAGATGACGAAGTAACGGCACGATCTGCTGAACCGGCACTCTCCGAATCAGGCTTTTACCTGCAACGTCTGGAAAATCTGGAAAAAGTCTGGACCCTGATGGCCCAGCCGGACAAAGATAAAGGCGCCCCTTTAGCCCGCTGGCTTGAAAAAAGCCCGGAACAGGAAGGTGATTATATTGTGCAGGTTTCGCCCCTGGAGATTGGCTACCGGTTAGATCAGCTGCTCTGGAGCCGTGCCGCGGGGGCAATTCTGGTGTCAGCAACCCTGCGTGCGCTCAATCAGTTCAGTTACTTCTGCCGTCAGGCCGGAATTCAGGAAAATGAGGGCGCACGCTTTCTGGCTCTGGCTTCGCCGTTCGATTATCAGAACAACGGACGCTTAGTCATTCCGCAAATGAAGTATGAACCTCAGGCGGATCAGTTCACGGATTTACTGATTGAAACCCTTCCGGAATATCTGGAAGGCGAAACCGCCAGCCTGGTGCTGTTTGCCTCATACTGGCAAATGAACAAAGTCGCAGAGGCCATCCGGCCCCAGTGTGAAAAAAATGGCTGGGCATTGCTGGTTCAGGGAGAAGAATCCCGGACTTCCCTGCTGGAAAAGCACAAGAGCCACTGTGAACAGGGCAAAGTCAGCGTGTTATTCGGCACCGGCAGTTTTTCCGAAGGCCTCGACTTACCGGGCCACTTGCTGAGAAATTTAATCATTACCAAGATTCCGTTCGCGGTACCAACCTCACCTGTCGAGGAAGCCCATGCCGAATACATTGAAAGCCGTGGCGGTAATCCCTTTTTACAAATTGCTGTTCCGGAAGCCAGTAAAAAGCTGATTCAATCCGTCGGGAGATTGCTGCGTAAAGAGCAGGACTTTGGTAGAGTTGTCCTGCTCGACCGTCGGGTGATTACACGGCGATACGGTAAAGCACTGCTCGATTCATTGCCCCCATTTAAACGCGTAATTGAACACGCCATCGAACGAAAACGATAA
- the rsmS gene encoding pleiotropic regulatory protein RsmS has product MTKKHEKPANTPASGHPALADAPKDVQLAVDLIYLLETNEIDPEVALSALEIVKNDLLTKMKQHQ; this is encoded by the coding sequence ATGACGAAAAAACATGAGAAACCAGCGAACACACCAGCATCCGGGCACCCAGCCCTTGCTGATGCACCGAAAGATGTTCAGTTGGCTGTAGATCTGATTTATTTACTGGAAACCAATGAGATTGACCCCGAAGTGGCACTGTCTGCCCTTGAAATTGTGAAAAATGACCTGCTGACGAAAATGAAACAACATCAATAG
- a CDS encoding TenA family transcriptional regulator: protein MGSGFFHTLIAETEAARNRMADAPIFAACQQGAIDLTGYTAFLTQAYHHVKHTIPLLMACGGKLDESYEWLRQAIGHYIEEEMGHQVWILNDIKACGGDAEAVRDNRDQGRVCAPIELMVAYLYHQIDRRNPIGFFGMVWVLEGTSVSIGGQIAQQVQQVLDLPDQAITYLKSHSELDQEHIKTFEQLMNQITDPADQRAIIESANMVYDLYGQMLASLPLPEPSSPQTH from the coding sequence ATGGGTTCTGGTTTTTTTCATACACTGATCGCCGAAACAGAAGCTGCCCGGAACCGGATGGCTGATGCCCCGATTTTTGCTGCCTGTCAGCAGGGTGCTATCGATCTTACCGGCTACACTGCTTTCCTGACTCAGGCTTATCACCACGTCAAGCACACCATCCCGCTGCTCATGGCCTGCGGCGGCAAACTAGACGAAAGTTACGAATGGCTGCGTCAGGCTATCGGGCATTACATTGAAGAGGAAATGGGCCATCAGGTCTGGATCCTCAATGACATCAAAGCCTGCGGCGGAGATGCGGAAGCCGTGCGCGACAATCGGGACCAGGGCCGGGTCTGTGCCCCCATCGAACTGATGGTCGCTTATCTCTATCACCAGATTGACCGCCGGAACCCGATCGGATTTTTCGGCATGGTCTGGGTACTGGAAGGCACCAGCGTCAGCATCGGCGGCCAGATTGCACAACAGGTACAGCAGGTTCTGGATCTGCCGGATCAGGCCATAACCTACCTGAAGTCACACAGTGAACTGGATCAGGAGCACATCAAAACGTTCGAGCAGCTGATGAACCAAATCACGGATCCGGCCGATCAGCGGGCCATTATTGAGAGCGCCAACATGGTCTATGACCTCTACGGCCAGATGCTGGCTTCCCTGCCGCTGCCGGAACCGTCATCCCCACAAACACACTGA
- a CDS encoding primosomal replication protein, with protein MATDLSRLSGLVEQLIPQASALDHQRGESDKPLFDNQLFHCRARLLLPCIREIQQEIVALMKEQAAGNLQIARASYVCEKILTQIQAIQREMATKQIREAEPKYVVKQRKSLHQLYDDLAQHQDWERRLSAMVKDKTFELEQATEVSQRQPLQQQLIALEGRLNRCQQAMAGIEQAIVRRERQG; from the coding sequence GTGGCGACCGATCTCAGCCGTCTTTCTGGCCTGGTTGAACAGCTGATCCCGCAGGCCTCCGCACTGGATCATCAGCGTGGAGAAAGCGACAAGCCCCTTTTCGATAATCAGCTGTTTCACTGCCGGGCGCGCCTGTTGCTGCCCTGTATTCGCGAAATCCAGCAGGAAATTGTCGCTTTGATGAAAGAACAGGCCGCGGGGAACCTGCAAATCGCCAGAGCCAGCTACGTCTGCGAAAAAATTCTGACTCAGATCCAGGCAATTCAGCGAGAGATGGCCACCAAACAAATTCGTGAGGCAGAACCGAAATACGTGGTGAAACAACGGAAGAGTCTGCATCAGTTGTATGACGATCTGGCTCAGCATCAGGACTGGGAAAGACGACTGTCTGCCATGGTCAAAGACAAAACCTTTGAGCTCGAACAGGCAACAGAAGTCAGCCAGCGGCAACCGCTGCAACAACAACTCATCGCTCTGGAAGGACGGCTGAACCGTTGTCAGCAGGCGATGGCCGGTATAGAACAGGCGATCGTCCGCCGGGAACGTCAGGGATAA
- a CDS encoding thermostable hemolysin — translation MDNNNNSNNLTLVHIDKDHPFREKTERYVASRYASAFQARIHSFMPAFLALVDNNEQLLSVCGYQAAHTGNLYLEQYLDQPAEQLMSERFGQAIVRSELIEFGQLAAFSKGMSYLHFTLIAEHLVRCGYNWCIFTATGPLQAMMRRLGLNPTVLAEATAERIPNADAIWGTYYQQQPRISGGSLASGLEVLNQRRFPVLQAFGGQA, via the coding sequence ATGGACAATAACAATAATTCTAACAATTTAACCTTGGTGCATATTGATAAAGATCATCCTTTCCGTGAAAAAACAGAACGTTATGTTGCTTCTCGCTATGCCTCCGCATTTCAGGCCCGAATTCATTCCTTCATGCCGGCTTTCCTGGCATTGGTGGATAACAATGAGCAACTGTTGTCTGTCTGCGGTTATCAGGCCGCCCATACCGGCAACCTTTATCTTGAACAATACCTGGATCAACCAGCAGAACAGTTGATGTCCGAGCGGTTCGGTCAGGCGATTGTCCGTTCTGAACTGATTGAATTCGGGCAGCTGGCGGCATTTTCGAAAGGGATGTCTTACCTGCATTTCACCCTGATTGCCGAGCATCTGGTCCGCTGTGGCTACAACTGGTGTATTTTCACTGCGACCGGCCCACTTCAGGCCATGATGCGGCGACTGGGGCTGAATCCGACAGTACTGGCCGAAGCCACCGCTGAACGCATTCCCAATGCCGATGCTATCTGGGGAACTTATTATCAGCAGCAGCCCAGAATTTCCGGCGGGAGCCTGGCTTCAGGATTAGAGGTGCTGAACCAGCGTCGCTTCCCTGTCCTGCAAGCTTTCGGAGGTCAGGCATGA